The Desmonostoc muscorum LEGE 12446 genome includes a region encoding these proteins:
- a CDS encoding ShlB/FhaC/HecB family hemolysin secretion/activation protein, producing the protein MSAQSTPPPGVNIPPTIPETLDETIPKPNPPATPPPTAPSASPPILTSPDTPTPSDTNFPSSESFLVKKVEVFGTTVLKDEIGELIKRFENRQVTFGDLIQLRSDITELYIKKGYVTSGAFLPNNQNLTDGVVEIQVVEGQLEKIELGGLRRLEPVYVRSRLQKASSAPLNQKRLEEALQLLQLDPLIERVNAQLTAGSTPGSNILQVIITEAPAFHGGVFAANNQTPSIGSTQAGVFLSHDNLLGFGDSLSAEYGITEGLNIYNISYTIPINANNGTLAFRVNNSDSRIIEDQFRDLDIKSEAQTYSFNYRQPLYRKPQSEFAIGLGLDLRRSQTFLFNDIPFSFSEGPENGLTKVTVIRFSQDWVERSATRVLAVRSQFSLGIGAFDATVNDLGTDGRFFSWLGQFQWVQRLSPRTILLTRLNAQFTGDSLLSLEKFSIGGVDTVRGYRQNEFVADNGITGSVEARIPITSSNALQIAPFFDVGTAWNNGGNSSNSETFASLGLGLIWQPIRDFNLRLDYGIPLIDVNREGNTLQDNGFSFSLRYQPF; encoded by the coding sequence GTGTCTGCTCAATCCACTCCTCCACCTGGAGTTAATATCCCCCCAACAATACCGGAAACTTTAGACGAAACGATTCCCAAACCAAACCCTCCAGCAACTCCTCCTCCGACTGCGCCTTCTGCTTCTCCTCCGATTCTGACTTCTCCTGATACACCAACACCATCAGATACGAATTTTCCCAGTAGTGAAAGTTTTTTAGTTAAAAAAGTCGAAGTTTTTGGAACTACAGTTTTAAAAGATGAAATTGGAGAGTTAATTAAGCGATTTGAAAATCGTCAAGTCACTTTTGGAGACTTGATTCAATTACGTTCAGATATCACCGAACTCTACATCAAAAAGGGCTATGTCACCAGTGGCGCATTTTTGCCCAACAATCAAAACCTGACTGATGGTGTGGTAGAAATTCAAGTAGTAGAAGGTCAACTAGAAAAAATTGAACTAGGTGGATTAAGGAGATTAGAACCAGTATACGTGCGATCGCGTCTGCAAAAAGCCTCCTCGGCACCCTTAAATCAAAAACGTTTAGAAGAAGCACTGCAACTATTACAACTCGACCCTTTAATTGAACGGGTAAACGCACAGTTAACCGCTGGTAGCACTCCCGGTAGCAATATTTTACAAGTCATAATTACCGAAGCACCTGCATTTCATGGCGGAGTATTTGCAGCCAACAATCAAACTCCCAGTATTGGTTCTACCCAAGCAGGAGTATTTCTGAGCCATGATAACTTATTGGGTTTTGGCGACAGTTTAAGTGCTGAATATGGAATTACTGAAGGGCTGAATATATATAATATCAGCTATACAATTCCGATAAATGCCAACAACGGTACTCTTGCTTTTCGCGTCAATAACAGCGACAGCCGCATTATTGAAGATCAATTCCGCGACTTAGATATTAAAAGTGAAGCCCAAACCTATTCTTTTAATTATCGTCAACCTTTGTACCGCAAACCGCAATCTGAATTTGCTATTGGTTTAGGCTTAGATTTACGTCGCAGCCAAACATTTCTATTCAATGACATTCCCTTTTCATTTTCTGAAGGCCCCGAAAATGGTCTAACAAAAGTTACAGTCATTCGTTTTTCACAAGATTGGGTAGAACGCAGCGCTACAAGAGTTTTAGCTGTACGTTCTCAATTTAGTCTTGGTATTGGTGCATTTGATGCGACAGTTAACGACTTAGGTACTGACGGACGCTTCTTTTCTTGGCTAGGACAATTTCAGTGGGTGCAGCGGTTATCACCACGAACAATATTATTAACAAGACTCAACGCCCAATTCACAGGGGATTCTTTATTATCATTAGAAAAATTTAGTATTGGTGGAGTTGATACAGTACGTGGCTACCGTCAAAATGAATTTGTCGCAGACAATGGAATTACAGGTTCAGTTGAAGCTCGTATTCCCATAACATCTTCCAATGCATTGCAAATTGCACCTTTTTTTGATGTTGGTACAGCATGGAATAATGGTGGTAATAGTTCCAATTCAGAAACATTTGCAAGTTTAGGATTAGGTTTAATTTGGCAACCAATTCGAGATTTTAATTTACGTTTAGATTATGGTATTCCCCTAATAGATGTTAATAGGGAAGGTAATACTCTGCAAGATAATGGTTTTAGTTTTTCGCTGCGGTATCAGCCGTTTTAA
- a CDS encoding GNAT family N-acetyltransferase — protein sequence MNIRRETLTDYPAIAEVNTLAFGQDNEAKLVEQIRRSDRYIPELALLAEIEAAVVGHILFSYIDLVHEQTLKVLGLAPLAIRPEFQRQGIGSALIKAGLEIAEANKEAIVIVLGHPEFYTRFGFQASVIYGIESPFPVPEEFFMVKTLESYQERYKGKVVYPPTFDGV from the coding sequence ATGAATATCCGTCGTGAAACGTTGACAGACTACCCAGCAATAGCCGAGGTAAATACATTAGCCTTTGGTCAAGATAACGAGGCTAAACTTGTGGAGCAAATTCGCCGTTCTGACCGCTATATTCCAGAACTTGCCCTACTTGCTGAAATTGAAGCTGCTGTAGTCGGTCATATTTTATTTAGCTATATTGACTTGGTGCATGAACAAACATTAAAAGTACTGGGTTTAGCACCTTTGGCAATTCGTCCCGAGTTTCAAAGACAAGGAATTGGTAGTGCATTAATTAAAGCAGGGTTAGAAATAGCAGAAGCAAACAAAGAAGCCATAGTAATTGTCTTAGGTCATCCAGAATTTTATACTCGCTTTGGCTTTCAGGCTTCTGTGATTTATGGAATCGAATCTCCCTTTCCAGTACCAGAGGAATTCTTCATGGTTAAAACACTGGAAAGTTATCAGGAAAGGTACAAAGGAAAAGTTGTTTATCCACCTACTTTTGATGGAGTATAG
- a CDS encoding two-partner secretion domain-containing protein, producing the protein MINQNCWNWCLRFGLLLSAALTTDVSAFAQVTADQTLGTQVTDIGLSSYISGGTTVGNTNLFHSFSSFSIPNGGGGIFLNDSSITNIFARVTGGTPSDIQGLIRTQGIANLFLMNPNGIIFGQNARLNVGGSFVATTANAIQFPGGIEFSLNSPVTANNTLLSINPTAFLFNQIANQGVNSIENRAILAVPNNKSLILLGGRVTPTPESTGQIVIDGGILGASDGRVEIGGLTAPGTVGLNVDGNKLSLTFPDGVARADILLENTSAAFTSGATGGDVVVNANNLELNSSYFFTGINRNQGTPETKAGDITVNATGVVTLNEDSAFGNSALGIGDSGNINIAAQSLKINASSIQATAAQGNSGIVNIQVEDTVSLSGTNAKNIPSGILSTVRPSDSSVSGEQIILGTPTRGKSGGINIQARNLAIEDGSFISASNYFAEDSGSIKIQATDAINLNNSAGILTNSFGANAGNLSITTNHLRVENSSQISTSNLGGGNGGNLNITAHDISLDNSLIFASANSYPGIISNVGNAGDINIVTERIYLTNNGNISSSSGEPELGETIGRGGNINVTATDFIEIDPKDSIKGSTYFITGFTARTFSNSRGGDITLKTRNILVRNGGAITTDAVGDLGGNAGNINIDASESIQLISSNGNFRSYLSTGVEAAKDNIVPIGNGGDITINTKRLQLTNGAITAGTFGKGNAGDIFILSNDGVIVDNGTINSRVGSGGVGNAGDIKIQTQRLTLTNGGGIDTQIAEPAGNLPGGQGKGGSIRIDAADAITISGTDESGNGSAISTETQGGALGQGGDIIVNTDYFHLTDNGLVSAATLNSSNGGNITVNARIFEASNGGFLTTGTFDSGKSGDITIKAADSITISANSDNVTGIFAGTNSPGNGGTISLSTTNFNLFTSDLNLPNNFAVVSTRSQGQGIAGDINITAKENYRASNSLVNARSEQAGGGNINITARNIRLLNNSDIRTDLSTGEGRGGNITLNANTIIALEDSDILAFAPEGQGGNITFNTRGLLSSPLYSQTQAATDANSLRSLISNGRVDINASGAISGNIIGVPDISFIQNSLTELQENSIDTNALIANSCIARNPKQEGTFLITGTGGLPIRPGDASASTYPTGDVQNVSRQWKKGDLIIEPEGVYRLANGDLVMSRECR; encoded by the coding sequence GTGATTAATCAAAATTGCTGGAATTGGTGTTTACGTTTCGGGCTATTACTGAGCGCTGCCTTGACAACAGATGTCAGTGCTTTTGCTCAAGTAACAGCTGACCAAACATTGGGAACACAAGTTACAGATATTGGCTTAAGTTCTTATATTTCAGGTGGGACAACAGTTGGTAATACAAATCTATTCCACAGTTTCAGCAGTTTTAGTATTCCCAATGGTGGTGGGGGAATTTTTCTCAACGATTCCAGTATTACCAATATATTTGCACGAGTAACTGGTGGAACACCCTCTGATATTCAAGGATTGATTCGTACCCAAGGCATTGCTAATTTATTTTTGATGAATCCCAATGGCATTATATTTGGTCAAAATGCCCGATTAAATGTTGGTGGTTCTTTTGTAGCTACTACAGCTAATGCAATTCAATTTCCTGGCGGTATTGAATTCTCTTTAAATTCACCAGTTACAGCAAATAATACTTTATTAAGTATCAATCCTACAGCATTTTTGTTTAATCAAATTGCTAACCAAGGTGTAAACTCAATTGAAAATCGTGCCATTTTGGCAGTTCCTAATAATAAAAGTTTAATACTGCTTGGTGGTCGTGTTACGCCTACACCTGAATCTACAGGACAAATTGTGATAGATGGAGGAATACTTGGGGCATCAGATGGCAGAGTAGAAATCGGTGGATTAACCGCACCTGGAACAGTAGGACTCAATGTTGATGGCAACAAATTAAGCTTGACTTTTCCTGATGGTGTAGCCAGAGCAGATATCTTACTTGAAAATACCTCTGCTGCTTTTACTAGCGGCGCAACTGGTGGCGATGTTGTAGTTAATGCTAATAATCTCGAATTAAACTCCAGTTATTTTTTTACTGGTATAAATAGAAATCAAGGAACTCCTGAAACTAAAGCAGGTGATATTACTGTGAATGCTACCGGAGTTGTAACCCTCAATGAAGATAGTGCTTTTGGAAATAGTGCTTTAGGTATTGGAGATAGTGGAAATATCAATATTGCTGCTCAATCGCTAAAAATTAATGCTAGTTCTATTCAAGCAACTGCCGCACAGGGTAATTCAGGTATTGTTAATATTCAAGTAGAGGATACAGTTTCTCTATCTGGGACAAATGCTAAAAATATACCTAGTGGGATTTTAAGTACTGTTCGACCAAGCGATTCTTCTGTATCTGGAGAGCAAATTATTCTAGGGACGCCAACTCGTGGAAAAAGCGGTGGTATTAATATACAAGCGCGAAATCTTGCAATTGAGGATGGTAGTTTCATCAGTGCTTCTAACTACTTTGCAGAAGATTCTGGAAGTATTAAAATCCAAGCGACAGATGCAATTAATTTGAACAACTCCGCCGGAATTTTGACAAATAGTTTTGGAGCAAATGCAGGTAATTTATCAATTACTACTAATCATTTGAGGGTGGAAAATAGTTCTCAGATTTCAACTAGTAATCTGGGTGGTGGTAACGGTGGTAATCTCAATATTACTGCTCATGATATTAGTTTAGATAATTCTCTCATTTTTGCATCTGCAAATTCTTATCCAGGAATTATCTCTAACGTGGGTAATGCTGGCGATATCAACATTGTAACAGAACGAATTTATTTAACGAACAATGGAAATATCTCTTCTAGTTCTGGAGAACCAGAACTAGGAGAAACAATTGGACGTGGGGGAAATATCAATGTTACAGCTACTGATTTTATAGAAATTGATCCCAAAGATTCAATAAAAGGTTCAACATATTTTATTACTGGTTTTACCGCTAGAACTTTTAGTAATAGTCGTGGAGGTGATATAACACTAAAAACCAGAAATATTCTTGTAAGAAATGGCGGTGCTATCACCACAGATGCTGTTGGTGATTTAGGAGGTAATGCTGGTAATATTAATATCGATGCATCAGAATCTATTCAGTTGATTAGTTCTAACGGTAATTTTCGCAGTTACCTTAGTACAGGAGTTGAAGCTGCCAAAGATAATATAGTTCCCATAGGCAATGGCGGTGATATAACAATTAATACTAAACGTTTGCAGTTAACAAACGGAGCTATAACCGCTGGAACTTTCGGTAAGGGGAATGCTGGTGATATTTTTATTCTGAGCAATGATGGGGTTATTGTTGACAACGGTACAATCAATAGTCGTGTAGGATCTGGCGGAGTCGGTAATGCTGGAGATATTAAAATTCAGACACAAAGGCTGACTTTAACTAACGGTGGTGGAATTGATACTCAAATTGCTGAACCAGCAGGAAATTTACCCGGTGGACAAGGTAAGGGTGGAAGTATCCGCATTGATGCTGCTGATGCGATAACTATCTCAGGAACTGATGAAAGTGGAAATGGAAGTGCAATATCGACTGAAACCCAAGGGGGGGCGCTTGGTCAGGGAGGAGATATTATAGTCAACACAGATTATTTCCATCTAACAGACAATGGTCTTGTGTCAGCAGCAACTTTGAATTCAAGTAACGGAGGTAATATAACTGTCAATGCTCGTATATTTGAAGCATCAAATGGTGGATTTCTGACTACAGGAACTTTCGACAGTGGGAAATCTGGTGATATTACTATCAAAGCCGCAGACAGTATCACTATTTCTGCTAACTCAGATAATGTCACTGGCATATTTGCAGGTACTAATTCTCCTGGAAACGGTGGAACAATATCCTTATCTACAACTAACTTTAATTTATTCACAAGTGATTTAAACTTGCCTAATAACTTCGCCGTAGTTTCTACACGCAGTCAGGGACAAGGTATTGCAGGCGATATTAATATTACTGCCAAAGAAAATTACAGGGCAAGTAATAGTTTAGTAAACGCACGCTCTGAACAAGCAGGCGGTGGTAACATCAACATCACTGCGAGAAACATTCGCTTGCTTAATAACAGTGACATCCGCACTGACTTATCTACAGGTGAAGGCCGTGGAGGTAATATCACCCTCAATGCTAATACTATCATTGCCTTAGAAGATAGTGACATTTTGGCATTTGCACCAGAGGGTCAAGGTGGCAATATTACTTTTAATACTCGTGGTTTATTAAGTTCACCATTATACAGCCAGACACAAGCAGCAACTGATGCAAATAGTCTTCGGTCATTAATTAGTAATGGCCGTGTTGATATCAACGCCAGTGGTGCAATTTCTGGTAATATCATCGGTGTACCCGATATCAGCTTTATCCAAAACAGCCTCACAGAATTACAAGAGAATTCTATTGATACTAATGCGCTAATTGCTAATAGTTGCATTGCCCGCAATCCCAAGCAAGAAGGCACTTTTTTAATTACAGGTACTGGTGGTTTACCTATCCGTCCTGGGGATGCTTCAGCTTCAACTTATCCTACAGGTGATGTGCAAAATGTTAGCCGCCAGTGGAAGAAAGGTGATTTAATTATTGAACCCGAAGGAGTCTATCGACTAGCAAATGGCGATTTGGTGATGAGTCGAGAATGTCGTTGA
- a CDS encoding AtzE family amidohydrolase: MNFDSADAFTISTAVREGNVSAVAVTKAALARIAARNHLFNCFTTITAEAALADAARIDREIAQGNNPGMLAGVPFAVKNLFDIAGITTLAGSKINAENPAATQDATAVARLKQAGAVLLGALNMDEYAYGFVTENSHYGATYNPHDLLRVAGGSSGGSAAAVAGGLVPLTLGSDTNGSIRVPAALCGVFGLKPTYGRLSRAGVALFSSSLDHIGGFARSVQDIATMFDVLQGKDDRDPVCTQRPPVETLHVTSLHNVTSLHQDISAIKIAIAADYFTKGAEPAALAAVQTVADVLDVTEYVTIPEAHRARAAAFVITASEGANLHLDKLRRHPEDFDPATRNRFLAGALIPSSWYLQAQRFRRWYRDRVREVFQNVDVIIAPTTPISAPLIGQQTMILDGEEILIRPHLGLFSQPLSFIGLPVLSVPIQRPNALPLGVQLIAAPYNEALILRVAAALEAKGIVSAPVIFNG, from the coding sequence ATGAATTTTGATTCAGCCGATGCTTTTACAATATCAACTGCTGTACGTGAAGGCAATGTTAGCGCGGTGGCTGTTACTAAGGCAGCCTTAGCACGAATAGCGGCACGAAATCATCTATTCAACTGTTTTACAACTATAACTGCTGAGGCGGCTTTGGCTGATGCTGCACGCATTGACAGGGAAATTGCCCAAGGTAATAACCCTGGAATGCTTGCTGGTGTGCCTTTTGCTGTGAAAAATCTCTTTGATATTGCTGGTATAACAACTCTGGCGGGGTCGAAAATTAATGCAGAAAACCCAGCAGCTACCCAAGATGCAACCGCAGTGGCTAGGTTGAAACAAGCGGGTGCAGTGTTGCTTGGGGCTTTGAATATGGATGAGTACGCCTATGGGTTTGTGACAGAAAATTCCCATTATGGTGCTACTTATAACCCACACGATTTATTGCGAGTTGCTGGGGGTTCGTCGGGTGGTTCAGCGGCGGCTGTTGCTGGTGGGTTGGTTCCGCTGACGCTGGGTTCTGATACTAATGGTTCGATTAGGGTTCCGGCGGCGTTGTGTGGCGTTTTTGGTTTGAAACCGACTTATGGTAGGTTGTCTCGCGCTGGGGTAGCTTTATTTTCTAGCAGTTTAGACCATATTGGGGGTTTTGCACGTTCGGTGCAGGATATCGCAACGATGTTTGATGTGTTGCAAGGCAAAGACGATCGCGATCCAGTTTGCACTCAGCGTCCTCCTGTAGAAACGTTACATGTAACGTCTCTACATAATGTAACATCTCTGCATCAAGATATCTCTGCAATCAAAATTGCGATCGCTGCTGATTATTTCACCAAAGGTGCAGAACCGGCAGCTTTAGCCGCTGTGCAAACAGTTGCTGATGTTTTGGATGTAACTGAATATGTCACCATACCAGAAGCACACCGCGCCCGTGCAGCAGCGTTTGTGATTACGGCAAGTGAAGGGGCAAATCTGCATTTAGATAAGTTGCGTAGGCATCCTGAGGATTTCGATCCAGCAACACGCAATCGCTTTTTGGCTGGGGCGTTAATTCCTAGTAGTTGGTATCTGCAAGCGCAACGCTTTAGAAGATGGTACCGCGATCGTGTGCGGGAAGTGTTTCAAAATGTGGATGTAATTATTGCCCCAACTACACCCATTTCTGCGCCGCTAATTGGTCAACAAACTATGATTTTGGACGGCGAAGAAATTCTGATTCGTCCTCATTTGGGGTTATTTAGTCAACCATTATCTTTTATTGGTTTACCTGTTTTATCAGTGCCAATTCAACGTCCTAATGCTTTACCTTTGGGGGTGCAATTGATAGCAGCACCATATAATGAAGCGTTGATTTTAAGAGTTGCGGCGGCTTTAGAAGCAAAGGGTATAGTTTCAGCACCAGTAATTTTTAATGGCTAA
- a CDS encoding isopenicillin N synthase family dioxygenase, whose translation MVTIPVIDFSDFTNGNATSRQAVVKQIYQACHEIGFMYLQNSGISKDLIEQVFTYSKSFFNKPLEVKQKQAWSDEFSNTGYVAIERERLDPNQPGDLKEAFNVSKQGAVGMDASILAFYDSCTELANTVLQTFALALDLPEDFFTTRHNQYNHTLRSLHYPPLQTPPKPGQVRAGEHSDYGSITLLFQDDVGGLEVRTTAGEWIEAAAIDDTVIVNTGDLMQRWTNHVFCSTKHRVMIPNDDRINQSRYSIAFFCHPNDDIEIACLESCQKERSPIYPPILAGEYLLSRLQATYGNS comes from the coding sequence ATGGTTACAATTCCAGTAATTGATTTCAGTGATTTTACCAATGGCAATGCAACAAGTCGGCAAGCTGTTGTCAAACAAATTTATCAAGCTTGTCATGAAATCGGTTTCATGTACTTGCAAAATTCAGGAATATCAAAAGATTTAATCGAACAAGTATTCACTTATAGTAAATCTTTTTTCAATAAACCTTTGGAAGTTAAGCAAAAGCAAGCTTGGAGTGATGAATTTAGTAATACAGGATATGTTGCTATTGAAAGAGAACGTCTTGACCCCAATCAACCAGGTGACTTGAAAGAGGCTTTTAATGTTAGCAAACAAGGTGCTGTCGGGATGGATGCTTCTATTCTTGCTTTTTATGATAGTTGCACAGAACTGGCTAACACAGTATTGCAAACATTTGCTTTGGCGTTGGACTTGCCAGAAGATTTTTTTACAACAAGGCACAATCAATACAATCATACATTGCGATCGCTCCACTATCCCCCTTTGCAAACACCACCCAAACCTGGACAAGTGCGTGCTGGCGAACATTCTGATTATGGCAGTATTACTTTACTTTTCCAAGATGACGTTGGCGGATTGGAAGTACGAACAACAGCAGGAGAATGGATTGAGGCGGCTGCAATTGATGATACTGTTATAGTTAATACTGGTGATTTAATGCAGAGGTGGACAAATCACGTGTTTTGTTCAACTAAGCATCGGGTAATGATTCCCAACGACGACAGGATAAACCAGTCTCGGTATTCTATTGCTTTTTTCTGTCATCCGAATGATGATATAGAAATTGCTTGTTTGGAGAGTTGCCAAAAAGAGCGATCGCCTATTTATCCCCCTATCCTTGCGGGAGAATATCTTTTAAGTCGTTTACAAGCAACTTATGGGAATTCGTAA
- a CDS encoding IS5 family transposase, whose translation MAYSSNLTDAEWEIFEPLLQEILPTKKQTRPTNWPKRDIFNGILYQLKNGCNWQDLPKDLPPYSTVYWHYKQWRAAGVFEELMSVLHGQVREQVKKKPHWTTLIIIDSQAVKNTCNASVESKGFCFYKATNGIKRHLAIDTLGFPFFTLCTRANVSDDAGLIEMFTLNIDYFKSKPIDIPKITILLDHGYHPEYLTQELERIYPEIMTKIQFQLSTKPSKQEKAAQGKSGFVPAIARWVIERSNAWMERCKILVKNFERTLVSATAKLNICFIRLMIKRLAAPS comes from the coding sequence ATGGCGTATTCCAGCAACCTCACTGATGCAGAATGGGAAATTTTTGAACCCTTATTGCAAGAGATATTACCGACTAAGAAGCAGACTCGACCGACCAACTGGCCAAAGCGAGATATCTTCAATGGAATTCTCTATCAACTAAAAAATGGATGCAATTGGCAAGACTTACCTAAAGACCTCCCCCCTTATTCCACTGTATATTGGCACTACAAACAGTGGCGAGCAGCCGGGGTATTTGAGGAACTGATGAGTGTCTTACATGGACAAGTGCGTGAACAGGTAAAAAAAAAACCGCACTGGACGACATTGATCATCATTGACTCCCAAGCAGTGAAAAATACCTGCAACGCCAGTGTGGAGTCGAAAGGTTTTTGCTTCTACAAAGCCACCAACGGTATTAAAAGGCATTTGGCTATTGACACCCTTGGGTTTCCCTTTTTTACGCTCTGTACTCGCGCCAATGTCTCGGATGATGCCGGATTAATTGAGATGTTTACTCTCAACATCGACTACTTCAAGTCAAAACCTATCGATATTCCCAAGATTACTATCCTGCTAGATCATGGGTATCACCCAGAATATTTGACTCAGGAGTTAGAGCGAATTTACCCAGAGATCATGACCAAAATTCAGTTTCAACTTTCTACGAAACCCTCAAAACAAGAGAAAGCGGCACAAGGAAAATCTGGATTTGTTCCGGCAATAGCTAGATGGGTGATCGAACGCTCCAATGCTTGGATGGAGCGCTGTAAAATTCTGGTTAAGAACTTTGAACGAACCCTGGTTAGTGCCACTGCCAAACTCAATATCTGCTTCATCAGGCTAATGATTAAGAGGCTTGCAGCACCTTCTTAG
- a CDS encoding NAD(P)/FAD-dependent oxidoreductase, with protein sequence MKTYDWIVVGGGITGATLAYELRKAGFGVLLVEQYATPDNATRFSYGGLAYWSGTTALTGQLCEDAIARYHILSQELDADIEFRELDLLLTISASSDPVAIAASYSNCAVVPHLLTPQAAGELEPLLNQQAISAALTVKHGHIHPQKTAQAYIQAFVRAGGEVQISQVLQILQNGVQTTTATYHSANVVICAGGLSRQLLKAAGMSLKIYFTHAEIIETPPVDVKLRTLVMPANVQRFQLEAQSAQVDELWDEPGNEPVPAILDAGAIQFQDGSLRLGQISRVLTDPDAKVNSQTSEKWLRESVGEVLPTLEKLPGTWHHCLVAFSGNKFPLIGAIPGFESVHVFSGFSNPLVIVPPLAERFAKFLTGKEDKIIRQIFQENSESGTA encoded by the coding sequence ATGAAAACTTATGATTGGATTGTGGTTGGTGGCGGGATTACGGGTGCTACCCTTGCTTATGAACTAAGGAAAGCAGGCTTTGGTGTACTTCTGGTAGAACAATACGCAACACCAGACAATGCAACTCGCTTTAGTTATGGTGGGCTTGCTTATTGGTCGGGTACTACAGCGTTAACTGGGCAATTGTGTGAAGATGCGATCGCTCGTTACCACATCCTATCTCAAGAATTAGACGCTGATATCGAATTTCGGGAATTAGATTTATTACTAACGATTTCAGCCTCTAGTGACCCAGTGGCGATCGCTGCATCGTATAGTAATTGTGCCGTTGTACCGCATTTACTCACCCCACAAGCAGCTGGTGAATTGGAACCACTGCTAAATCAACAGGCTATATCTGCTGCTTTAACTGTTAAACACGGTCACATTCATCCACAAAAAACAGCACAAGCTTACATTCAAGCTTTTGTACGTGCTGGGGGAGAAGTGCAAATTAGCCAAGTATTGCAGATATTGCAAAATGGTGTACAAACCACCACTGCAACTTATCACAGTGCAAATGTCGTTATCTGTGCAGGTGGACTTAGCCGGCAACTATTAAAAGCAGCTGGTATGTCCCTTAAAATATATTTTACCCACGCAGAAATCATTGAAACTCCACCAGTTGATGTGAAGTTACGCACCTTAGTTATGCCAGCGAATGTGCAACGATTTCAATTAGAAGCCCAATCTGCTCAAGTCGATGAATTGTGGGATGAACCAGGTAATGAACCAGTACCAGCTATTTTAGATGCTGGTGCAATTCAGTTTCAAGATGGTAGCTTACGCTTGGGTCAAATTAGCCGCGTTCTCACAGATCCTGATGCTAAAGTCAACTCCCAAACGAGTGAAAAATGGTTGCGAGAAAGTGTCGGGGAAGTGTTACCAACTTTGGAAAAGTTACCAGGAACTTGGCATCATTGTTTAGTAGCATTTAGTGGTAATAAGTTTCCTTTAATTGGTGCTATTCCAGGATTTGAGAGTGTTCATGTTTTTAGTGGATTTAGCAACCCGCTAGTAATTGTACCACCTTTAGCAGAGCGTTTTGCTAAGTTTTTAACTGGCAAGGAAGATAAAATTATTAGACAAATATTCCAAGAGAATTCTGAATCAGGAACTGCATAG
- a CDS encoding aspartyl protease family protein — protein sequence MTLSKTEKMGKVTTTITITNQIDQTLAERGFIPAEQIRSITLHDVLVDTGATRLCLPKNIILDLGLPLQGEVDVKIATGLQKARIFKMLNLSVEGREGTFNCIELPEGSDPLLGLIPLEDLGLEPDLVNQKLRVLPVEGKDTYLMVL from the coding sequence ATGACACTGAGCAAAACTGAGAAAATGGGCAAAGTAACTACGACAATCACCATTACTAACCAAATTGACCAGACTCTTGCAGAAAGAGGATTTATTCCAGCAGAGCAAATACGCTCAATTACTTTACATGATGTTTTAGTTGACACAGGTGCAACTAGGCTGTGCTTACCTAAAAATATTATTCTTGACTTAGGATTGCCTCTTCAAGGAGAGGTAGACGTTAAAATTGCTACAGGATTACAAAAAGCTCGGATTTTTAAAATGTTAAATCTTTCAGTTGAGGGAAGAGAAGGGACATTTAATTGTATTGAATTACCAGAAGGTTCAGATCCTTTATTAGGTTTAATACCTTTAGAAGATTTAGGATTAGAACCCGATTTAGTTAATCAAAAATTGCGAGTTTTGCCAGTGGAAGGAAAAGATACTTATTTAATGGTTTTGTAA